gcttgcatcTTAAgttcttaccaactgagccatcgcCACAGCCCCCactttggctttgtttgtttgtttgtttgtttttcgagacagggtttctctgtgtagctttgcgcctttcctggaactcactctgtagcccaggctggcctcgaactcacagagatccgcctgactctgcctcccgagcgctgggattaaaggcgtgcgccacctccgcccGACCACTTtagattttgttttcaatttttgtgcAAGTGTGTACTGTGCCCTCTCacacccccacctcacccaccacgcaccctccctctcttctctcccctccacccctcctgtcACCTCCTTGGTCCCTGGATAATTGCACTTCTGCCTCCATTTATACATGTATGATGTTGTGCACTACACAACAATCCAGGAACCACAAATAAGAGGCAACACACAGTACTTGTCCTGAAATTGACTTGCTTTACTTATGATTATGTCCAGTTTCCTGCAAGTGATATAACTTggttcttctttatggctgacaGAAACTCCACTGTGCAGAGACTGGAGacatgatggctcagaggttaagagctcttgtttctctttcaggggacctaggttggattctcagcacccacatggtggctcacagcagcctgtaTCTCTAGTttcatgggatccaatgccctcttccgacCTCTGTGGGCAGcgggcacacacgtggtgcacaggcatgtggggaaacattcatacacatggaaaataagtataaaaatatttaattccaCTGTACATGTATAGCACATCTTCCTTCGCCTTTCCTTGGCTGTCGACACCAAGATTGGGTCTGTGACCCAgctgttgtgaatagtgctgcagtcaacatggatgtgcaagtgtcTGTGATGTGTTGATTTGGAGTCCTTCCAGTATTACccaggagtggtagagctgggtctcCTTGGGTATTTGAGAAggggtcttgctgtgtatccTTGGCTAGCCTCTAAATTCatagtggtcctcctgcctcggacccttgagtactgggattacaggtgtacttCACCACGCTCAGCTCCTAAATGGACCTTGCTTTGGTTTGTACTGTTCCTTCTTACAACCCAATTTCGGTTCCTTTATTTACCCAATCTATCTCCGTTTCATGCTCTGATGAGCCTCCGCAGACTATTTCCTTATGATTTATAATTGCTAGCTTGATAAGAATTGCCTCATGGAGTCATGAAAAAGATTAAAGGCCAGCTGGTTCAGAACCCCACATGGTTCAGGGGTCTCCACTAAGCTCACCCACCAGGGTAGATGAGGGAGGAACTGAGTCTCATAGGCAGTTCCTATGGTGGGCAGACCAAACTCACTGTTGTTTCTGGAAGGTAGGCATATGTGATCAAGAATTGAGAAATGGAGAGTGATTGATGGGGATCTGAGCATCAAGACTGTCGAGTTAAGCTGGGTATGAATTTGGGAAGGGTCATTTCCGGGGACTGCAAAGGTGCCCCCTTTAGACTTCTTCAGCTGTGTTCAGTACAAAAGTACAAGCGTGACTGTACAGTTCCTTacagtgtgtcagtgtgtgtcagtgtgtcagtgtgtgtgtgtgtgtgtgtgtgtggcagtgtgtgcgtgtgtgcgtgtgtgtgtgtgcgtgtgtgtgtgtgcacgcgcgtgtgtgtgcgcgcacacgtgtgtgtgtgtgtcggtgtgtgtgtgtgtgtggcagtgtgtgcgtgtgtgcgtgtgtgtgtgcgtgtgtgtgtgcacgtgtgtgtgtgtgtgtgcacacgtgtgtgtgtgtgtcagtgtgtgtgtgtcagtgtgtgtgtcagtgtgtgtgtgtcagtgtgtgtgtgtgtgtcagtgtgtgtgtgtgtgtgtgtgtgtgtgtgtgtgcgcgcccatGCTTTGGGTCTTTGTTTCTTGTATACATTTCTCTATTAAATGAGAAGATTCAGGAAAGAGCTAGTAGCGGGCTGTTTTGCAGTCTGTTCTCAGCAGACAGATGTTCTCATTGGGGAGCTGAGCTGGAATGACTCGCTCCAGGCCTCTCCATTCCTTTCCTAAGGAGAGTCTGGCGCCTGAGCAGGAAGCTAGAGTCCTGCCGGAGAAGGAGGAGACTGCCCCAGAGGCTGTTCCTCCAcactcctctgcctcctttccccTGTGGACTAAGACACACCTAGCAACCAGAGGTGGGGCCATCTTATCACCTGGCCGCCAGGTACGGCACACAGTGTCCAGACCACAGTGCTGCTTTGGGGAAATGCCTTTAACTAGGCCGGGAGTGGTCTGGCCTTTGTCCTTTTGTGAGGCATGTGACAGTTTGTGGAAAACATAATCTGGTATAAACCAGCATGGACTCATCACGGGGGATTAGCCTTGGTTTTCCTGTCTCCAATAACACAGAAGAAAGGTGTTTCCTATCTTGTCAGTACTATCAAGCGAGATTCCAACAGGCTTGAGAGTAGAATGTGATATTTAAGAGCATGCACATAGTGAGTCTAcgtactgagttccaggacagccgaggcTATGTCGGGAGCACAGCCTCTGGTTGTAGACAGCAGTGTGTGGACTCAGCTTTGCCCTTTAAGtcaataagttccaggccaagcagAGCTTGGAAGACCctgtctttgggggaaaaaaaaatgttgggagGTATTAGAGGAAGGCGCaggcagaagagggaggggagaggaggggagggaagagggaaggagagtgggaaggaaaGGAACTTCCGGGTGCACCCAACCTTGATCCTGTTCCCTGGGAAGGAGGGGGTGCTGCCTGACCTTGGAGGGTTCTGGGTGTTCTTCAAGCTTTAGGCTTATTAAGTATCCAGCACCCTCAAACCTGGAGCTGTTTGGGTCCAGGGCATAAGaggtaaaaaggaggaagagCCTGGAATGCCGCTGTGGGCTTCtaatcccacccagcacttgCATCTGATGTTCAAGGAAAGTTTTGGTTAcctcgtgagttcaaggccagcctgggctacaggaagactgtctcaaaaaacaaagtagaaaaacaaataaaaaaaagagatggaaaggaagaaaaaaaaaagaatagccagGAACTTGAGGGTGCCAGCTCTCTACCATTTGCTATCATTACCTAAAACAGCTGGTGCCCTCTTGCCCCTCAGGACCCACTAACTGGCTAGCCTCCCCAGTAAACACCTCAGAGCCTCTGAAAACACTTGCTTAGAAGAGACCCGCTTGAGCTCCACTGAAGTGAAAACTGGTAGGAAAGGAGGCATGGGGCGTGGCACCGCTTGTTACTGTGTGATGATGTTAGGCAgaatcctttcctcccctgtCCCTTAGCTGCCTCACCCAGGACATGTGATCGATCCCTGGTGGTCCCCAGATGAAAATGAGAGGTGCCTAGCTCTCTGGAAGTGCTTAGCCCAGGGCTAAGGAGTGTTAAGGTCCAGCGACCGACCGTGAGCCTGCTTTGGGGCTTGCTCACAGTCATGTTGTTTGTTATACATGCACCACACAGGGAAATACAGACCCAGattgtttctctttctcagttGCTGCATCATCGCTAGCTCTGCAGCCCTGCCATTGATGCAACAAGGGTTTGTTCTCTCTGAGGCTACCACTGTGTTTCATTTGTTATTAATGGGCATGTTTTTATGGCAGTGTTTCACTGGCCTTGTATTGTCCTCTCAGATTAAGATAATAACACCTTCAGTTAATAATACCTTGCATTTGATTTGCTTTCATCTCAAGAGCTCAAAGTCCTCTGCAAACATGACCTCATTCATTCCTCCCTGGTCCAGGGAGCTGGGCACTCCTTCCGCTCCCAGCCACTCATCTTCAACCAGATTCAGAAGCCTAAGTATTGATTAAGGCTTCCGTACACATCACAGGCACAGCTCTGCAGCTCTTCCGTCTCCTCCTGGGATGACCTTTGCCCACAGAAGATCCTCTGAGCCCCAGTCCCTCTGCCATGCCCATCCCAGCTGTCCACAACTGTGTCCTGCAAAGGGAAAACATTAGACAATCCTTAAAGATAAGTTGCCTTGATGTCCAAGAAATAACAGATTTGGCAGCTTCCAACTTTTACCTTCCTTGAGAGTTGGATTTGAAttctctacatagcccaggctagcctccaactcctgatcctcctgactcagcctccctaatgctggaattacaagccttTATACACCACCATGGTGGGCGTGAGAACTTTTTAATTAAGACCTGGAAGCTCTAGGCACGTTCTCTTAAAATGTCTGTACCCAAGCTAGACCTTGCTACTCACCACCCTGACACGTTTGACACCTGTATGTACTTGTGAAAACCCGGAGCCCACAATGACAGTGCTTCCTTGTTCTGGGGCAGCTCTTGGCCTGTGATCCCTGGCAGTGCAGGCTGCTGGCTGTTCCCTCTTATTTCCACCTTGCAATTACCTGGGAGCTAAGAGCTGGAAGCTGTACAGGTGCCGCCCAGCCTGTGTATACACATCTCTGCATTCAACCAAACTGTGTTAAAAAATATTCCGACAGAAAATTGTGTCCGTGCAgacttttttcctctttaaagcaTGTACacacttttcttcttattttattgaGCAACACAGTATAACTATTTTAGTAGTGTTTATATTCTGTTATTACAGGGTGttttagaaagtattttaaatgtatgGGAGGCTGTGTAGGGGTTATGTTCAAATGCTATGCTATGTCACGCTATGCTATATAGAAGGAGTCGAGCGTCCACAGATTTTGTTAGCTCTAGGGACCCTGAAACATGGATGTGGAGGGAAAACTGTACTTCCCAACCACACTCATGGCTTCAGCCCATGGGAATTTTGGGGTGTCCAAGAATAATTATAGTATTTCCAtcccctcaaaacaaacaaacaaacaaatcggcggagaaatgaaaggaaatgaactCATTCTAGTGCCCCAAGCGGTTTTGCTGTGTTCTTGTGGTCCTGGGGAGACAGCCCGGGCTTCCTGCCTGCTAGATGcgctctccacccccacctcccaccacccTGCTTCACTCCTAGCTCTACTGTCTTCGTACGCAAACATCGCCGTAACCTCATCCTTCTGTACGGTCTTTTCAAAAATGGTCAGGCTCCTTCACAGGGAAAACTGAGTCCTTTATGTAAAACAAAGATAGGGCTGACAAGTGATTCGGTGAGAACTTGCTCTCAAGCCTGTCggcctgagtttgatttttcAGACCCACACcatggaaagagagagccaactcccatgCACCTGCCTCCCACAGCTAGGTAAACAGAAAcagagcttgctttcttcttattgtctttctgttctgcacaCCACTAACTAGTTAAAATGTACTCTGTAATTAGTTCTGATGGAAAAACAGTGTAAGTCTTCCTGAACCAGAAACCCTAACAGTAAATCCCTAGTCCAGTCCTCCAGAGCCGGAAGGGAAGCGTTCCAGGCCCCCTCCCTACAGTACAGAACCAGAGATGTGGGAGGCTTGTACTTTACAATGTGTACTATAAGCCAAGTTCATCATCCCATGTACCTTAAGTCATCTTTAGGTCACTTTAATACCCAATACAATGTAAAttctatacaaatatatataccgATACACTGTTGATCAGGGAATAAAAAATGACAAGGGAAAGAAGTCTTCACACTGAAACCAGATACATTCTTTTTAAGcactggggttttttttgttttgtttgtttgtctgttttgttgttgttgttgttgttgttgttgttgttgttgttgttttcgagatagggtttctctgtgaaacagccctggctggcctggaactcactttgtagaccaggctggcctcactgagATCTgtgtgcttctgcctcccaagtgctgggattaatggtgtgggGCCACCGCCATCCGGCAAAGCACTGGGTTTTTAAACCCTGAGATCGACTCATACAAAGCATGCCCAGCTCCGTTctttctttggtggtggtggtggtgtgtggtctggtgtgtgtgtgtgtgtgtgtgtgtgtgtttggcttttttgagatagagtttctctatgtagccttggctgtccttgaactcactgtataggcAAGGCTGGTTGGTCTCAAGAGAGACGCCTGCCTCTCCCAATGAgtgctgagtgctggaactaaaagcTTGCATTATCACGCCTGGCTCttctgttggtggtggtgtttttgttttgtgttgtttttttccttttttggaattgaacccaggacctcacgcTGTGGGTTGTGTTTCAaaagttctctcttttttttttttaagtgagactATTTAGAagctatttaaaatttaaatactctTGGGAGTCTTGAGAGTCGAGTAGCTGCAAGGgttctgtgtgttttctatttTGATCATTCTGTTTCTCGAGATGACCACATCTTTCAGAGGAAATGAGTCAAAGCCACTCAGTCTTGCTTTTCCAGCTGAGCATGTTCAGTTTCAATGAAGTAATGAATGAACTTGGCCAGCACCACCCCCACGCCTACAACAGCAAACACAGGGGACCTCCACCAATCAGCGCGCACTCGAGGTTTTCGAGTTGGGTTCAAACAGGCCTACGGTAGGCCAATCAGCgctccaggccccgccccccgACGTCGGTCGCAGCCAACCACCAACCCGGAGGAGCCAAAACACGGAGGCCGGCCAATGCCAGGGCGCCCCCGCGGCGCCGGCTCCGCCAATGGGCGCGGCCGAgcgagaagagaaacagagcggCCGGGCCCGCCGCAGGATTCGAATCGAACGTCCGTGTGGGAGCCGGCGGCCGGTCGGGCGGCGCGCGGGCCAATCAGCGGCGGCGGCTCGCGGCCCCCGAACGTTGGGCCCGACGGCCCCGCCCCGCGCTGTTGTTTGCGGCGTCGGCGCGGCCGCGCGAGCTGGACCACAACATtcgccgggcggcggcggcggcggcggcggcggcggcggcggcggcggagctGCGAGCGCGAGCCCGGGGCGGCCGCCCAGCGCCATGTCGGTGAACACGGACGAGCTGCGGCACCAGGTCATGATCAACCAGTTCGTGCTGGCCGCGGGCTGCGCGGCCGACCAGGCGCAGCAGCTGCTGCAGGCGGCGCACTGGCAGTTCGAGGTGAGCGCGGGGCCCGGGccgagcgggggtggggggtggtcggGGTGTGCGGGGCGCGCGTGGGCCGCGGCGGGGAGGCCGGGGCGGCCAGGCCTCGCTCACGCCGCCGCGTCCCGTGTTTGTCCGCAGACCGCCCTGAGCACGTTCTTCCAAGAAAGCAACATTCCcaacagccaccaccacccgcagATGGTAAGTGACCCTCGGGGCCGCGGCGGGGGCGCCCGGTGCGGCAGGTCGCTGTCAGCGCCCCGGTGACAGCCATGTTGCCGGGGAGCGGCGCGCCGCGAATGTAAACAAAGAGCCAAAATGTCTTCCAGGAAAGAGCGCTCCCAGGCCGGCGCTGGCTCGCCCAACTTTGGGACCCGCCTCCAGGCTCCTGGATCTGGGCCTGAGGCCCTGCGCCGGGCGCCGTGCCCTGGGCCTAGGGGCCCTGgtgttggggaggtgggggtggaggggaggagaaatGGCCCCCGGTACAAGCAGGGACTTGAGAGTCTGGTGGCCGAGGATGGGGAAGGGATTCGATGGTAACCAGACCTCTGGGGAGCCCAGGGGCGGGCGACTGGAGTAGGGATTTGTGGGTTGATGCAGTGCGCgcatatgtgcgcgcgcgcacacacaagcacacgcacacacgcgcacacacacatacacacacacacaccccacctccaGTGCTGCAGGAAGCAGGGAAAGCATAGATCCACCCTGGCTCCGGAAAGCCCAGCTCTGCTCACAAAGGTGGGATGGCCCTTCCAGAGCTTTGGGGGAACATAACCCTGTGTGGAGTTTATATACCCAAAATACGGTCAAGACTTTATTTTAATCTCCGTATGTTAAGAGACAAACAGTCCAGGAAACAGAAGTGCTTCAAACCTGGATTtgtcctctccttccaacttGGCTCCAGGCTAAAGCCTTTGCCCTTCTGGTCAGTGGGTACTCTGCTTTCTGGAGGCCCAGGCCATCACTTCTCCACTCGAATCCCTAGTTATCTATTAGCTCTGAACACCTCGGAGGGCCTGATCCCAGTGGAGGGGTGGTAAAACATTATTCCGGAGAAGATTTGCTGTTGGACATTTTTGGCATTAAGTGCCCTCTTGTCCCTGGCTCTCCCCAGGGGACAGACTGCACATGGATCCTCTGCTGTGTCTTGTTCTTTTGGTACTGTTTTCTTCCAGTCAGCGATGCCGGGAAAGGAGAGTTGTCTGCCTTGGTTTAAGCTAGCTTTTAGCATTTGAAGTTAGATGGGAAAATGAATGATGCTGAGGCATCCCTTTTAGGAGGGAGTCATCTCCAAGACCCCTCTCCTGCATCCAGCCATACAGACTTTTAGCTTCCTGGATCTGGGAATACTGTCTCCATTCCTATTCACAATTACCTTCCTGCCACAAGACCACTCAGAAAAGCACAGCCATGCTTAGGGGCCTAGAACAAGGAAGCTACCAGGCCCCAGCTTGAACTGGAGTCCTGTTTGgttcctttccccctcccccacctctgcagattcgtgtgtgtgtgtgtgtgtgtgtgtgtgtgtgtgtgtgtgtgtgtgagagagagagagagagagagagagagagagagagagagagagagagagagagatcccctTTGGAAGCTTCTTTTGGGGAGATGGCTGGTTTTGTAACACAGACATTATAATCAGTGCATCAATCAGGGACACACGCTGTTGGGTGCTTCAACCACGCAGTAGGAAACACCAGCCCTGTGCTGGAAGTCAgtactgtttttgagacaaaatagttagaaaacttaataaaaacattggaacctagcatttgggagattaaagcaggaggattgctgtgaactctaggtcagcctgggctatctagcaagatcctatctcagatAAACAAAATCTTTGAAGGTCAGTCACCACAAAGTGGCCATAACTGGTAAAGGATtgtcctgcatcttgcaggcCGCAGTTGGAGGAAGCATTATAAATGATAAGGGTCCCCAGTTGTTTGAGGGGGAGAGGCAAGGAGGGCATTTGTAGGGGGGAAGCAAGAGGACCCTGGCCATGCTAGGGACACAGAATTACTTGAGATTCCAGGAGGGGCTTTAGAAAATGTAGTTCAAAACCCTCCCTGCTTTTTACCAAAGCAGAGAGGCCCAGGGATGTCTGAGCTCACTCGGGCCAATGGGCACAGGCCTAGTCAACCTTCCAAGCTGCTCTCCAGAGCAGGTTGACTGTTGAAAAGACCTGGCCTCTGGCTTGGTGGACTGGGGAAGTCAGTCACGATGCTGTGATGCAACAGGGCCTCCACCCGCAACCCCCATTCACTGTTTCCTGCTGCGGAGAAGTcatggggggtgggcagggagtCCTGATGGGAGGAGGCAAGTGTCTGGGTGGGGCTAGACCTGGCTGAGGCCTTTGGCCTTCCCTGTGGGGCCTTGGAGCAAACAATGGTCCAAGGCCCCTAGGAGCTGATGTGGCACAGCCTCAATGAACAGGATGAGGTGGGGTCCTTGCCTCACTCAGTCTCTGGCTTTGCTTTAACTAGAGTGATAAAATTCTAGCATCCTGTTGTGTGTCtcaccacccccatccccagtgcCCTGTGCCTTGGGGAGGAGCCAGTGGTGCTAAAATTAGGAGAAGCTAAAAGGACTCCCTGGCCtcctgagaaagggagaagaggctTTGAGGTCAGAATCAGCTCATGTAGGTCTTGGGCTCAGACCCACCTGTTCCCAGTCCATGGGCTGGGCACTGGCACTTGTCGtccgtccccccccaccccccaaggagTGTACTGCTGGCATCTGGGGCTGGCATGGCCGACTGCGTGTTTGTGCTGGGAGCCCAGACCCGGATGGACTTAACCCTGAATGCAGAGTGCAGCTGGGCAGAGGCCTTTAGCACCTGGACCTGCACACCTGGGACCCTGCAGTCTTGTCTGGCAGTTTGCGTCTGCTTTGGGTGCATGTTCTGTCGTGACTTAACCCTTGGGTCTCGGTTTGCTCATTTGTAATGCACAAAGAAGAATTGAGCTAACCAGATCTACTTGTAGGAAATATGAGTGGAGGGGGCCAGAGTCCAAGACCTGTTGGCTGAACATGGAGAATGAATGGGAACCCCAAGAAAGTGCAGCTGTTAAGGGCAGGAGACCCTCCACCTGGCCTGCTCCATGGTGCCTAACACCCTGGGGGCATCTGAGGGTGGACTGTGGAGGAAGCCAGCTGGCTCCCCTAGCTAGgaaaggagctgggcagtggtgtcctGGGCTGCTCCTTGTCCTTTCGCGTCGACACCTTAGCTTTGAGTTGGAATTAACCATTGACATCTCATGCCCCTTGGTGCTGTTTCCAAGACCTGAGCAACACCCTTGGATTTTGCTCTCCCTTGTTCTTCCTTGGCTCTGGGGGAGACGGGTGGTCTGTTGAAGTTGCCTGTGGGCTGGAGGCACTGGACCCTGCAGGCAGCCCTCacccacaccttttttttttctccccacagATGTGTACTCCCAGCAACACCCCTGCCACACCACCTAACTTCCCTGATGCGCTAGCCATGTTCTCCAAGCTTCGAGCCTCTGAGGGCCTGCAGAACAGCAACAGCCCCATgacagctgtggcttgctccCCTCCTGCAAACTTCAGCCCCTTCTGGGCCGCATCCCCACCCAGCCACCAGACGCCCTGGATCCCGCcctcttcccccaactccttccatcGTCTCCACTGCCCACAGCCCACGTGGCCCCCTGGAGCGTCCCAGGGGGGCGCCCAGCAGAAAGCCGTGACAGCAATGGATGGCCAGAGATGAGACTGGATGGCACTGGGCTGGAGCAGGGGGCAGTCCAGGGTTGTGGGGGACacagaggagggctggggaggggggacacAAGAGGGCGGGGGATTTCTTGAAGATCGCACTGGAAGATTTTATAAGAATttttgtggggtgggtgggacagTAACCATCCTGAGCCACTTGGGTTCTTCAGGAGTTGCTCTTTGGGAAaggttttttcctctttttaatatataactataatatatatgaatataaatttaaTGTATGTGAGAGTGGGGCCGGCACACTGGGGTGCTGGGGTCAGGAGGGAAGGGCCTCATATCCTCTGCCCATTTGGGGGAGAGCAAAGGGGTGCTCATAGATGAAGCGAGCTTGCAGCCAGGTGACCTGCTGCCTTCTTTAGAAGCCACATCGGCCATTAGgaagccccgcccccacctccaagGGAGCTCCCAGAAGGGTCCTGTTGGAATCCTGGACTTTCCTACCCATCACTGGTAGATGGAGTTTTCGTTTCTGCTGGTGGTGGCCTCTCGGTGGCCCTAGAACTCATCACCCTGTCCCCAGCTGGGTGTGCAAAGCCCACAGGACTGGAGTTGGCTGACCTCTGAGTGCATGCTTGGCTGTCCTGTCCCTtactgtcctggctgtcccacAGGTTCCCCAGTGTCCAGCGTCAGAGGACGACGGCTCGGGAGAGCCTGCCTTTGGATTcctaaattaaaatcacatttcaccaGGGtgcaattttaatttaaaaacttaaagactTTTCTAACTTCCCTGGTTTGTGGCGCTCTTGTTTGCTGTGGTGGGAAGGGTcagtgggtggctgggtggcagcGGCATGGTCCGTTGATACATGGTTTGAGGTGTTGGGGGGTACAGGCAGGGGCAGtaccctccctctttccccagcCTAGAAGCCATTTGGGCCATGGGCTGTGTGGTTTCCCAATGGCTGTTGGCTTCGGACCTACCTCGATGCCTCCCCTGCTGAGCAGATTTCTTGGGGCCTGTGGAACATGCAGCCATGACCCAAATGTGTCAACCAAGGCTGACCCAGTGCCACAGACTGGATTCCTGAAGGGGCTGGGCTGGTGGCGGCTCCATACCTCTTCTCAGCCTCCAGCAGGGTGTTAGGTGAGGTGGAGCCTGCTGGCCTGGCTGTCAGGTGACCTGTGGCACAGCAGGGCTTGCTCCTGGAGCCCTTCCTGACCCTGCTCTGGGGGATCTAAGGGCTTCCTGCCGCTCACTTCCACAGGTCAAGGGCTAGGATGCAGAGCTGAGGCGGGAGGATAGGGCCGAAAGTGAAGTGAAagttcagccccccccccacagagcAGGGCCCCACCCTCCTGCGGCCATCTttagacccccacacacaccctggtggAGCAGGGCAATGGGCCGAGCTTCTCTGTCCCATGTGACACATGCTGGACTTGGAGGCTTGGGTTTAGcctttcagttttgtttcctGGTTGGAACCCCCTGGGCCTCCTCCCAGACCCGCCCCTGCCCACCTGTGCTTTCCCAGGCCGGAAGGGGAAATCCCTGACTGGCAGGCGTGTGGGCGGCcaggcaggggctgctgggacATGGGCCAGGGTCCATTCAGATGGGCCAATGTCGGGAAAGGGTGGGGCAGCCATACCCAGGTATGGAATGGTGGGGGCTGACCCTTCTAGTTTAGGGAACGCGTCCCTCGGTGGCTGTAGGGCAAGGCCTGGGCAAGGTTGTGCCTCCCTGTGAGGCTTGTGAAGTTGCCTTCCAGACCAGGGAAACTGAGCCGACCTGGCATTTCACTGCCAGAGAGGGACCAGTGAGAGAAACCGGAGCCCGGGGGGGTGGGGctggccctggctctgcctcttgctgCAGAGGGAAGCTCACCCATGTTGGGGTGCCCACAGGGGACCCGTTGGCCAAGCCACTCCCCCTAAGCGTGATCGCATAAAGattgagagaggggaggggaacgCTGGGCTCCCAGGGCACACTGCACCTCATGACACCCCCACAAGCCCGACAGTACCAGCAGTGAGAAACCCATTTCTTGGCCGTTTCCTACCACGCTTTTCCTGTGTGACTTTTCTcaccaccccaacccccaacccttCGCACACCTCAAAGTGAACATCTTGCCCCAGATGCTTTCCCGAGTGATGGAAACTGCTGTGGGGGTGCCCCATCTTCTACTCCGCACACCTCATGCTGGGGTAGAAATAGAAAACTGCTTTATTTTGAGTCAGGTttttgccatgtagcccaggctaaccctgAGCTCTGGGTCCTCTCctaggagtactgggattacagg
This Peromyscus maniculatus bairdii isolate BWxNUB_F1_BW_parent chromosome 8, HU_Pman_BW_mat_3.1, whole genome shotgun sequence DNA region includes the following protein-coding sequences:
- the Ubald2 gene encoding UBA-like domain-containing protein 2, producing the protein MSVNTDELRHQVMINQFVLAAGCAADQAQQLLQAAHWQFETALSTFFQESNIPNSHHHPQMMCTPSNTPATPPNFPDALAMFSKLRASEGLQNSNSPMTAVACSPPANFSPFWAASPPSHQTPWIPPSSPNSFHRLHCPQPTWPPGASQGGAQQKAVTAMDGQR